One genomic region from Spirulina subsalsa PCC 9445 encodes:
- a CDS encoding GNAT family N-acetyltransferase, producing MDNFVIRASDPAEPKIGHLLEKLNQYLMDLYPPEVNYIPSLESLRQPNVTFLAACVQEEVVGCAALVNQQGKYGEIKRLFVTPELRRFKIGDRLLATLEEYAISFKLPWMRLETGVFQPEALKLYEKRGYQPCPPFGSYKEDPLSIFLEKQLLRS from the coding sequence ATGGATAATTTTGTGATCCGAGCAAGTGATCCGGCTGAACCGAAAATTGGTCACTTGCTGGAGAAATTGAATCAATATTTGATGGACTTATATCCCCCAGAGGTGAATTATATTCCCTCCCTTGAATCCTTGCGACAACCCAATGTGACCTTTTTAGCCGCTTGTGTGCAAGAGGAAGTAGTCGGATGTGCTGCCTTGGTTAATCAGCAGGGAAAATATGGTGAGATCAAGCGTCTGTTCGTCACACCAGAGTTGCGGCGGTTCAAGATTGGCGATCGCCTTTTAGCAACGTTAGAAGAATATGCCATCTCTTTCAAGCTTCCTTGGATGCGTCTAGAAACTGGTGTTTTTCAGCCAGAAGCCTTAAAGTTATATGAAAAACGAGGATATCAACCCTGTCCGCCTTTTGGTTCTTATAAAGAAGATCCCTTAAGTATCTTTTTAGAAAAGCAATTATTGAGAAGTTAG
- a CDS encoding iron uptake porin, with the protein MNRKFYAGKVASSTFLFTLLGAVTQMAMAQSSPEAISPYLEEDSSLLDAVTTGGEMSQEGATGLSSDAQPYALLPTIEEEPLTSLDELERDAGVSAKEEGIIGLDVLEVDPLAGEEGTLSSELALEEIEEDRGEFWESAIANPSPEIPTPSPAITLDELETQGHLAPDLTLSPQNPEDNHLKTPPSQAFPTVHALQNPPQDPVELSPTVLDSSPDREYTTPLPDSLTLSDAEITFEGVYQAAIDGNHPIAQFTPASQFRDVSPTDWAYEALMDLTTRYGCLSGYPDNTFRGTRPLTRYEFAAGLNACIQYLERLIAQQANAVTLQDLEVMQRLVTEFQADIDTLATRVDSLEGRVAFLEENQFSTTTKLFGQAVIGIQGRSPDNDFDLFQNRLRDQDTKINVIHNAQLSLFTQFSPFSLLLTSFQMGDGNTGRTFTNTLGNYVSLGYEGDTDNSMLLSDLNYRHLIANRLAVIVGPMGVSPTNVFRGVNRIESAGSGPLSRFAQRNPIINVGSGQGGLGIDWQVSDRLSFQAVYSTGDPENSLGGGLFGGENGSTILGGQLVVSPTDNIDLSLQYVNAYTPILGSLRTGVGDDLVIIPNADNLRAPMTTDAFGGALEFRVTPQVALGGWVGYTTTNYKVEAGSVQTLNWMAFLRFSDLLGQGNVAGLYVGQPPKITSSNLPDGRNVPTFLSLGNPNATPGGQPSTTTHVELFYRFRVSDNVSVTPGVIVIFNPLQNSANDTITIGALRTTFNF; encoded by the coding sequence ATGAACCGAAAATTTTATGCTGGAAAGGTGGCTTCTTCTACCTTCCTATTTACTTTGCTGGGGGCAGTCACCCAGATGGCTATGGCCCAAAGCAGCCCAGAAGCTATCTCCCCCTATCTGGAAGAGGATTCCTCGCTGTTAGATGCTGTCACAACTGGGGGGGAGATGAGCCAAGAGGGGGCTACAGGGCTTTCCTCTGATGCTCAACCCTATGCGCTTCTCCCTACTATTGAGGAAGAACCCTTAACCTCCTTGGATGAGCTAGAACGGGATGCCGGGGTAAGTGCTAAGGAGGAGGGAATAATAGGATTAGACGTTTTGGAGGTTGATCCATTGGCGGGGGAGGAGGGAACTCTATCCTCAGAACTGGCTCTAGAGGAGATAGAAGAGGATAGGGGGGAATTTTGGGAGTCTGCGATCGCGAATCCTTCCCCAGAAATCCCCACCCCTTCTCCCGCAATCACTTTAGACGAACTGGAAACCCAAGGACATTTAGCCCCAGATTTAACCCTCTCTCCCCAAAACCCAGAGGATAATCACCTCAAAACGCCCCCATCTCAGGCGTTTCCCACCGTCCACGCCCTCCAAAACCCGCCACAAGACCCTGTGGAACTCTCCCCAACTGTATTGGACTCCAGTCCTGACCGAGAATACACTACCCCCCTGCCAGATTCCCTAACCCTGAGTGATGCAGAAATTACCTTTGAGGGAGTCTATCAAGCGGCCATTGATGGCAACCATCCCATTGCTCAATTTACCCCTGCGAGCCAATTCAGGGACGTTTCCCCCACCGATTGGGCCTATGAGGCCTTAATGGACTTAACGACCCGCTACGGCTGTTTAAGCGGCTATCCAGATAATACATTCCGGGGAACACGCCCCCTCACTCGTTATGAATTCGCCGCCGGACTGAATGCCTGCATCCAATACTTAGAAAGGCTAATTGCTCAACAGGCCAACGCGGTGACATTGCAGGATCTCGAAGTGATGCAGCGCTTGGTGACAGAGTTTCAAGCAGACATCGACACCCTGGCCACCCGGGTAGATAGTTTAGAGGGACGAGTGGCCTTTTTAGAAGAAAACCAATTTTCCACGACAACCAAACTCTTTGGACAAGCGGTAATCGGCATTCAAGGACGAAGCCCGGATAACGATTTTGACCTGTTCCAGAACCGTTTACGGGATCAAGACACCAAAATCAATGTCATCCACAATGCCCAACTGAGTTTATTTACTCAATTTAGTCCCTTTAGTCTTCTGCTAACCAGTTTCCAAATGGGAGACGGCAACACCGGACGCACCTTTACCAATACCCTAGGAAATTATGTCAGCTTGGGCTATGAAGGGGACACAGACAACAGTATGCTGCTTTCTGACCTCAATTATCGTCATCTGATTGCCAATCGTTTGGCCGTCATTGTGGGGCCAATGGGGGTCAGTCCGACCAATGTTTTCCGGGGGGTAAACCGCATTGAAAGTGCGGGGTCTGGCCCTCTGTCCCGTTTTGCCCAACGGAATCCAATTATTAATGTGGGCAGTGGACAAGGGGGTTTAGGGATTGATTGGCAAGTTTCAGACCGTTTAAGTTTTCAGGCCGTTTATTCTACCGGAGATCCCGAAAACTCTCTAGGTGGGGGGTTATTTGGGGGCGAAAATGGTAGCACCATTTTGGGCGGCCAGTTAGTAGTTTCTCCGACGGATAATATTGACCTTTCCCTGCAATATGTGAATGCTTATACGCCGATTTTGGGTAGTTTAAGGACAGGAGTAGGGGATGATCTGGTGATTATTCCCAATGCTGACAATTTACGCGCCCCCATGACGACGGATGCCTTTGGTGGGGCGCTGGAGTTCCGGGTAACTCCCCAAGTGGCGTTAGGGGGATGGGTGGGGTATACCACCACGAACTATAAAGTCGAGGCGGGAAGTGTGCAAACCCTCAACTGGATGGCGTTCCTCCGGTTCTCGGATTTGTTGGGACAGGGCAATGTGGCGGGGTTATATGTGGGACAACCGCCGAAAATTACCAGTAGTAATCTGCCTGATGGTCGCAATGTGCCAACATTCTTGAGTTTGGGGAATCCTAACGCCACTCCGGGGGGACAACCAAGTACGACGACTCACGTCGAACTGTTCTATCGTTTTCGGGTGTCGGATAATGTCAGTGTGACTCCGGGGGTAATTGTAATTTTTAATCCCCTGCAAAATTCCGCTAATGACACGATCACGATTGGGGCATTACGGACGACGTTTAATTTCTAA
- a CDS encoding RNA methyltransferase — MILEHIRIILVEPAGPLNVGSVARVMKNMGLSQLVLVNPQCNPWGEEARRMAVHGEDVLAQARQVDSLPEALQGCYHAVATTGRDGTVPVPLESPRVVFPWLIAQNAPSAVIFGREDSGLTNQELHYAQRCVSIPANPVYPSLNLAQAVAVCAYELYQATPEDIPPPSPPTTAPLEALEGYYQHLEQVLMNIGYLYPHTAEAKMEKFRRLYGRADLTSQEVALLRGILRQMEWFVKQNHKK, encoded by the coding sequence ATGATTCTTGAACACATTCGGATTATTTTAGTTGAACCTGCCGGCCCTTTAAACGTGGGTTCCGTGGCACGGGTGATGAAAAATATGGGATTGTCCCAATTAGTTTTAGTCAATCCTCAATGTAATCCTTGGGGGGAAGAAGCGCGACGGATGGCCGTACATGGGGAGGATGTGTTAGCCCAAGCGCGTCAAGTGGACAGTCTACCCGAAGCCCTACAGGGGTGTTATCACGCTGTAGCCACCACAGGACGGGATGGGACGGTTCCGGTTCCCCTCGAATCCCCCCGCGTCGTTTTCCCTTGGTTAATCGCCCAAAATGCCCCCTCTGCGGTGATTTTTGGTCGGGAAGATAGCGGTTTAACTAATCAAGAACTCCACTATGCCCAGCGCTGTGTGAGTATTCCGGCTAATCCCGTTTATCCGTCCCTCAACCTTGCCCAAGCGGTGGCCGTTTGTGCTTACGAATTATACCAAGCCACCCCAGAAGACATCCCCCCACCTTCCCCCCCCACCACAGCGCCCCTAGAAGCCTTAGAGGGCTATTACCAACATCTTGAACAGGTTTTAATGAATATTGGTTATCTGTATCCCCACACGGCCGAGGCAAAAATGGAAAAGTTCCGCCGTTTGTATGGTCGGGCGGATTTAACCTCCCAAGAAGTGGCTCTATTACGGGGGATTTTGCGACAAATGGAATGGTTTGTCAAACAGAACCATAAAAAATAA
- a CDS encoding type II toxin-antitoxin system HicA family toxin translates to MPKNIPSIKPRQLIKLLEQSGCQFYREGKGDHCLYIRVLEKTKRIVPIDMGAKEMSPAYVLRIFRQFGFTDEEIDNIIK, encoded by the coding sequence ATGCCTAAAAATATCCCTTCTATTAAACCGAGGCAATTGATAAAACTTTTAGAACAATCAGGTTGTCAATTTTATCGAGAAGGAAAAGGAGATCATTGTCTATATATTCGAGTTTTGGAAAAAACAAAACGGATTGTTCCTATTGATATGGGAGCAAAAGAAATGTCTCCTGCTTATGTTTTAAGGATTTTTAGACAGTTTGGTTTTACAGATGAAGAAATTGATAACATAATCAAGTAG
- a CDS encoding type II toxin-antitoxin system HicB family antitoxin → MIFYTIILKKSQAYWVSLCLENGLVGQGNTQEQAINKIQEAIASFVEVSQSENNIYSAPISIQELHEFLTLEDSEEKTDIYELRKVYA, encoded by the coding sequence ATGATTTTTTATACAATAATTTTGAAAAAAAGCCAAGCGTATTGGGTTTCTTTATGCTTAGAAAATGGTCTTGTTGGACAAGGAAATACTCAAGAACAAGCCATTAATAAAATCCAAGAAGCTATAGCGTCTTTTGTTGAAGTTTCTCAGTCAGAAAATAATATTTATTCTGCACCTATCTCGATTCAAGAGTTACATGAATTTTTAACTCTCGAAGACTCGGAAGAAAAAACAGATATTTACGAATTGAGAAAAGTTTATGCCTAA
- a CDS encoding TrmH family RNA methyltransferase, which produces MLRLGKSCRTPKNKIRIILVEPADPLNAGSVARVTKNMGLSHLVLVNPQCHPWGEEARRMAVHGDDVLAQARQVNSLPEALQGCYHAVATTGRDGTVPVPLESPHVVFPWLIAQNASSLLISKKRFAV; this is translated from the coding sequence TTGTTAAGGCTAGGAAAGTCCTGTCGGACTCCAAAAAACAAAATTCGGATTATTTTAGTTGAACCTGCCGACCCCTTAAACGCGGGTTCTGTGGCACGGGTGACGAAAAATATGGGATTGTCCCACTTAGTTTTAGTCAATCCTCAATGTCATCCTTGGGGGGAAGAAGCGCGACGGATGGCCGTACATGGGGATGATGTGTTAGCCCAAGCGCGCCAAGTGAACAGTCTACCGGAAGCCCTACAGGGGTGTTATCACGCTGTAGCCACCACAGGACGGGATGGGACGGTTCCGGTTCCCCTTGAATCCCCCCACGTCGTCTTCCCTTGGTTAATCGCGCAAAATGCCTCCTCTTTACTGATTTCTAAAAAAAGGTTCGCTGTGTGA